The following proteins come from a genomic window of Pelmatolapia mariae isolate MD_Pm_ZW linkage group LG17, Pm_UMD_F_2, whole genome shotgun sequence:
- the LOC134615771 gene encoding leukocyte elastase inhibitor-like: MSSGQPADPLTVSRIFWGNFAFLYVLLSLSLFMCEQTVLQPQEHPENRTSSAMSAVSSSNTAFALELFRTLSQANSAGNIFISPLSISSALAMVYLGAKGDTAAQMAQALSFSSGEGVHADFQKLNADINSPSASYILKLANRLYGENTAHFLPDFLEATQKYYQADLKAVDFIGAPEACRAEINSWVEQQTENKIKDLLKPGTVRSNTRLALVNAIYFKGNWRNPFDEENTKEMPFKVKQNETVPVQMMYQMKKLPYNYIHDHGLQILELPYVNEELSMFVLLPAESSDGSDPLLKLENELTQERLNEWTDRKNMDVDSEVLVHLPKFKLEEDYELNDPLAKLGMKNVFCAGSADLSGMNGEGGLFLSTVAHKAFVEVNEEGTEAAAATAGMVAFCMLREEHFRADHPFLFFIRHNKTKSILFFGRFSSPQ, translated from the exons ATGAGCAGCGGTCAGCCTGCGGATCCCCTCACCGTTTCTAGGATATtttggggaaattttgccttCCTTTAcgttttgctttcactttcccTGTTTATGTGCGAGCAAACCGTACTTCAGCCGCAGGAACATCCG GAAAACCGTACGTCGTCAGCCATGTCCGCCGTCAGCAGCTCAAACACGGCCTTTGCCTTGGAGCTGTTCCGCACTCTGAGCCAGGCAAACTCTGCCGGGAACATCTTTATCTCTCCTCTGAGCATCAGCTCAGCCCTGGCCATGGTCTACCTGGGAGCTAAAGGAGACACTGCAGCTCAGATGGCTCAG GCCCTCTCATTCAGCTCAGGTGAAGGCGTCCATGCAGACTTCCAGAAACTGAACGCTGACATCAACTCACCGTCTGCATCCTACATCCTGAAACTAGCCAACCGTCTTTATGGAGAAAACACTGCCCACTTCCTCCCA GACTTCCTTGAAGCCACACAGAAGTACTACCAGGCAGACCTGAAGGCTGTGGACTTCATCGGAGCTCCAGAGGCGTGCAGAGCAGAGATCAACAGCTGGGTCGAGCAGCAGACAGAAA aTAAGATAAAAGACCTTCTGAAGCCAGGAACAGTACGCTCAAATACCAGACTGGCTTTGGTCAATGCTATCTACTTCAAGGGCAACTGGAGGAACCCATTTGATGAGGAAAACACCAAAGAGATGCCCTTTAAAGTCAAACAG AATGAGACCGTACCAGTCCAGATGATGTACCAGATGAAGAAGCTTCCCTACAACTACATTCATGACCATGGTCTGCAGATTCTAGAGTTGCCCTACGTGAATGAGGAGCTCAGCATGTTTGTTCTTCTACCTGCAGAGTCCTCAGACGGCTCAGACCCTCTGCTGAAG CTGGAGAATGAGCTAACACAGGAGAGGCTGAATGAATGGACCGACAGGAAAAACATGGATGTTGATTCAGAAGTTCTTGTTCACCTGCCAAAGTTTAAGCTGGAGGAAGACTACGAGCTGAATGATCCTCTGGCTAAACTGGGTATGAAGAATGTGTTCTGTGCAGGAAGCGCTGACCTGTCTGGCATGAACGGTGAAGGGGGGCTCTTCCTGTCTACGGTGGCCCACAAGGCCTTTGTGGAGGTGAACGAGGAGGGCACAGAGGCTGCTGCAGCCACAGCTGGAATGGTAGCATTCTGCATGTTGAGGGAGGAACACTTCAGAGCAGATCACCCCTTCCTCTTCTTTATCAGACACAATAAGACCAAGTCCATCCTGTTCTTTGGCAGATTCTCATCTCCTCAGTAG
- the LOC134646675 gene encoding leukocyte elastase inhibitor-like, whose protein sequence is MSAVSSSNTAFALELFRTLSQTNPAGNIFVSPLSISSALAMVYLGAKGNTAAQMAQALSFSSGEGVHADFQKLNADINSSSASYILKLANRLYGENTAHFLPDFLEATQKYYQADLKAVDFIGAPEACRAEINSWVEQQTENKIKDLLKPGTVNAETSLALVNAVYFKGNWRNPFDEANTKEMPFKVKQKETVPVQMMYQRNKLLNLSVSHS, encoded by the exons ATGTCCGCCGTCAGCAGCTCAAACACAGCCTTTGCCTTGGAGCTGTTCCGCACTCTGAGCCAGACAAACCCTGCTGGAAACATCTTTGTCTCTCCTCTGAGCATCAGCTCAGCCCTGGCCATGGTCTACCTGGGAGCTAAAGGAAACACTGCAGCTCAGATGGCTCAG GCCCTCTCATTCAGCTCAGGTGAAGGCGTCCATGCAGACTTCCAGAAACTGAACGCTGACATCAACTCATCATCTGCATCCTACATCCTGAAACTAGCCAACCGTCTTTATGGAGAAAACACTGCCCACTTCCTCCCA GACTTCCTTGAAGCCACACAGAAGTACTACCAGGCAGACCTGAAGGCTGTGGACTTCATCGGAGCTCCAGAGGCGTGCAGAGCAGAGATCAACAGCTGGGTCGAGCAGCAGACAGAAA aTAAGATAAAAGACCTTCTGAAGCCAGGAACAGTCAACGCAGAAACCAGTCTGGCTCTGGTTAATGCTGTCTACTTCAAGGGCAACTGGAGGAACCCATTTGATGAGGCAAACACCAAAGAGATGCCCTTTAAAGTCAAACAG AAAGAGACCGTACCAGTCCAGATGATGTACCAGAGGAATAAGCTTCTTAACCTTTCCGTCTCACATTCCTAA